The following are encoded in a window of Cupriavidus oxalaticus genomic DNA:
- a CDS encoding ATP-binding cassette domain-containing protein, producing MIRIDQLVLQRGTKVLFDYTSVTLNPGERVGLVGANGSGKSTLFALLRGELHPDGGDVSVPAQWRVAHVAQETPAVSRSAVEYVIDGDTRLREIEAAIASAQASGDGTAEGEAHAAYADADGYTAPARAEALLLGLGFTLPQVTQPVSSFSGGWRMRLNLAQALMCPSDLLLLDEPTNHLDLDAIVWLEDWLARYPGTLVMISHDREFLDAICNVTVHIENQQLRRYGGNYTLFETMRLQQMAQQQAAYTRQQKEIAHLESFITRFKAKATKARQAQSRVKALEKMERLAPVHVAAGFAFEFREPDAAPNPMMVLDGVDCGYAEADPPVTILHNLALSIQNGQRIGLLGANGQGKSTLVKTLAGTQDPLTGTLRLGKGLQIGYFAQHQLETLRDHDSPLQHLARLAPDVREQELRDFLGSFNFRGDMATSPIEPFSGGEKARLALSLIVWQKPNLLLLDEPTNHLDLDTREALTMALAQFEGTLILVSHDRHLLRATADQFMLVADGTIKPFDGDLDDYRDWLLQQAAAKRNAATAAHLAENGGDAATVNRKDQRRAEADERQRLSALRKPLTKELEKVEKRMAVLQTTKEEIDRFMADESSYAEANKAKLMEMLKRQGEVNGELDTLEEKWLELQEQIEQIA from the coding sequence GTGATCCGAATCGACCAGCTTGTCCTCCAGCGCGGCACCAAGGTGCTGTTCGACTACACCAGCGTGACGCTCAACCCGGGCGAGCGCGTGGGCCTAGTCGGCGCCAATGGCAGCGGCAAGTCGACGCTGTTCGCGCTGCTGCGGGGAGAGTTGCATCCGGACGGCGGCGATGTCAGCGTGCCGGCGCAATGGCGCGTCGCCCATGTGGCGCAGGAAACGCCGGCGGTCAGCCGCAGCGCGGTCGAGTACGTGATCGACGGCGACACCCGGCTGCGCGAGATCGAAGCCGCCATCGCGTCCGCACAGGCCAGCGGCGACGGCACCGCCGAAGGCGAAGCCCACGCCGCCTATGCCGATGCCGACGGCTACACCGCCCCGGCCCGCGCCGAGGCGCTGCTGCTCGGCCTGGGCTTTACGCTGCCCCAGGTCACGCAGCCGGTGTCATCGTTCTCCGGCGGCTGGCGCATGCGCCTGAACCTGGCGCAGGCGCTGATGTGCCCGTCCGACCTGCTGCTGCTCGACGAGCCGACCAACCACCTTGACCTCGACGCCATCGTCTGGCTGGAAGACTGGCTGGCGCGCTACCCGGGCACGCTGGTGATGATTTCGCACGACCGCGAATTCCTCGACGCGATCTGCAATGTCACCGTGCATATCGAGAACCAGCAGCTGCGCCGCTACGGTGGCAACTACACGCTGTTCGAGACAATGCGGCTGCAGCAGATGGCGCAGCAGCAGGCCGCCTACACGCGCCAGCAGAAGGAAATCGCGCACCTGGAATCGTTCATCACGCGCTTCAAGGCCAAGGCCACCAAGGCGCGCCAGGCGCAGAGCCGGGTCAAGGCGCTGGAGAAGATGGAGCGGCTCGCGCCGGTGCATGTCGCCGCCGGCTTCGCCTTTGAATTCCGCGAGCCCGACGCCGCGCCCAACCCGATGATGGTGCTCGACGGCGTCGACTGCGGCTATGCCGAGGCCGACCCGCCAGTGACCATCCTGCACAACCTGGCGCTGTCGATCCAGAACGGCCAGCGCATCGGCCTGCTGGGCGCCAACGGCCAGGGCAAATCGACGCTGGTCAAGACGCTGGCCGGCACGCAGGATCCGCTGACCGGCACGCTGCGCCTGGGCAAGGGCCTGCAGATCGGCTACTTCGCGCAGCACCAGCTCGAGACGCTGCGCGACCACGACTCGCCGCTGCAGCATCTCGCGCGCCTGGCGCCCGACGTGCGCGAGCAGGAGCTGCGCGACTTCCTCGGCAGCTTCAATTTCCGCGGCGACATGGCCACATCACCGATCGAGCCGTTCTCCGGCGGCGAAAAGGCGCGGCTGGCGCTGTCGCTGATCGTCTGGCAGAAGCCCAACCTGCTGCTGCTCGACGAACCGACCAACCACCTCGACCTCGATACCCGCGAGGCGCTGACCATGGCGCTGGCGCAGTTCGAAGGCACGCTGATCCTGGTCTCGCACGACCGCCACCTGCTGCGCGCCACCGCCGACCAGTTCATGCTGGTCGCCGACGGCACCATCAAGCCTTTCGACGGCGACCTGGACGACTACCGCGACTGGCTGCTGCAGCAGGCCGCCGCCAAGCGCAATGCCGCCACGGCCGCGCACCTGGCGGAAAACGGCGGCGACGCCGCCACGGTCAACCGCAAGGACCAGCGCCGTGCCGAGGCCGACGAGCGCCAGCGCTTGTCGGCGCTGCGCAAGCCGCTGACGAAGGAACTGGAGAAGGTGGAGAAGCGGATGGCGGTGCTGCAAACCACCAAGGAGGAGATCGACCGCTTTATGGCCGATGAGAGCAGCTATGCCGAGGCCAACAAGGCGAAGCTGATGGAGATGCTGAAGCGCCAGGGCGAGGTCAATGGCGAGCTGGACACGCTGGAAGAGAAGTGGCTGGAGTTGCAGGAGCAGATCGAGCAGATTGCGTGA
- a CDS encoding DUF1853 family protein yields the protein MTVRELGPDLSLHRGGDGNLPPEPPLWRRAMSPRTRDLAWTTLSPPLLCAVAGAAPAHWPAGTLASWRHWLAAADPAALPATIDELAGGHAAFPSDPAPDAVAQHAPDPASRSLRLGRHAERLLHFALRHMEGLTLLAANVPVRRAGAQGIRTLGELDFVWREQASGDVVHWEMAAKFYLMAGAVAAPTLHDFVGPNMVDRLGDKLGHVVGRQLPLGRTPEARALLGHVVDRSEVYLLGWLFYPDGQVPAGLDGLGIAPDHLQGWWSTLDGWRARAAARPGLRWCRLPRSGWLSGALVPASGTEEVDALYATLAQRFADPRHDHGWRREAPVMLCELEPAGHGWWRECSRGFVVPPGWEARAMARAAEPPRQGAQALADGP from the coding sequence ATGACCGTGCGGGAGCTGGGGCCTGACCTCTCGCTGCATCGCGGCGGCGACGGCAACCTGCCGCCGGAGCCGCCGCTGTGGCGCCGCGCCATGTCGCCGCGCACGCGCGACCTGGCCTGGACCACGCTGTCGCCACCGCTGCTGTGCGCGGTAGCGGGCGCCGCGCCGGCGCACTGGCCCGCCGGTACGCTGGCGTCGTGGCGGCACTGGCTGGCAGCCGCCGACCCGGCGGCGCTGCCAGCCACCATCGACGAGCTTGCCGGCGGCCACGCCGCCTTTCCTTCCGATCCCGCCCCGGACGCCGTCGCGCAGCATGCGCCGGATCCCGCCAGCCGCAGCCTGCGGCTGGGGCGCCATGCCGAACGGCTGCTGCATTTCGCGCTGCGCCATATGGAGGGGCTGACGCTGCTGGCGGCCAATGTCCCGGTACGGCGCGCCGGCGCGCAGGGCATCCGCACGCTGGGCGAGCTGGACTTCGTCTGGCGCGAGCAGGCCTCCGGCGACGTGGTCCACTGGGAAATGGCCGCCAAGTTCTACCTGATGGCCGGTGCCGTTGCGGCGCCGACCCTGCACGATTTCGTCGGGCCAAACATGGTCGACCGGCTGGGCGACAAGCTCGGGCATGTGGTCGGGCGCCAGCTGCCGCTGGGACGCACGCCGGAAGCGCGCGCGCTGCTCGGCCATGTCGTCGACCGCAGCGAGGTTTACCTGCTGGGCTGGCTGTTCTACCCCGATGGGCAAGTGCCGGCGGGACTCGACGGGCTGGGCATCGCCCCGGACCACCTGCAAGGCTGGTGGTCGACGCTGGACGGCTGGCGCGCGCGCGCGGCGGCGCGGCCGGGCCTGCGCTGGTGCCGGCTGCCGCGTTCGGGATGGCTGTCGGGGGCGCTGGTGCCTGCCAGCGGCACGGAGGAGGTCGATGCCCTGTACGCCACGCTGGCGCAGCGCTTTGCCGACCCGCGCCACGACCACGGCTGGCGCCGCGAAGCGCCGGTGATGCTGTGCGAGCTGGAGCCGGCCGGCCACGGCTGGTGGCGCGAATGCTCGCGCGGGTTCGTGGTGCCGCCGGGATGGGAGGCGCGGGCCATGGCGCGGGCGGCGGAGCCGCCGCGGCAGGGGGCGCAGGCGCTGGCCGACGGACCCTGA
- the tsaB gene encoding tRNA (adenosine(37)-N6)-threonylcarbamoyltransferase complex dimerization subunit type 1 TsaB has product MSWILAVETSTEWCSVALGRAVAGAGIECLVRHEYTGARSSARVLPAAGELLAEAGIALADCAAIAFGAGPGSFTGLRTACGVAQGLAFGAGLPVVPVNTLAACAERVRAAEPALPADTTVLVALDARMDEAYAGAFGWDAVAQEWAERTPMLVSAPETVQLPDGEFWLAGNAATVFGERLAGLARAQRVLPEAMPHAQPMIAIALRALARGEAIDADRAMPIYLRDKVAQTIAEREAAAAARAAATAGSAS; this is encoded by the coding sequence ATGTCCTGGATTCTTGCTGTTGAAACTTCTACGGAGTGGTGCTCGGTCGCGCTCGGACGTGCCGTGGCCGGTGCCGGCATCGAGTGCCTGGTGCGCCATGAGTACACCGGCGCACGCTCCTCCGCGCGCGTGCTGCCCGCCGCCGGCGAGCTGCTGGCCGAGGCCGGCATCGCGCTGGCCGATTGCGCCGCGATCGCCTTCGGCGCCGGTCCCGGCTCGTTTACCGGCCTGCGTACCGCCTGTGGCGTGGCCCAGGGGCTGGCCTTCGGTGCCGGACTGCCGGTGGTGCCGGTCAATACCCTGGCAGCTTGCGCCGAGCGCGTACGCGCCGCCGAGCCGGCGCTGCCCGCGGATACCACGGTGCTGGTCGCGCTCGATGCACGCATGGACGAGGCCTATGCCGGCGCCTTTGGCTGGGATGCCGTCGCACAGGAATGGGCGGAGCGCACGCCGATGCTGGTAAGCGCGCCGGAAACCGTGCAGCTTCCCGACGGCGAATTCTGGCTGGCGGGCAATGCCGCCACGGTCTTCGGCGAACGCCTCGCCGGCCTGGCGCGCGCGCAGCGCGTGCTGCCCGAGGCGATGCCCCATGCGCAGCCGATGATCGCCATCGCCCTGCGCGCGCTGGCGCGTGGCGAGGCCATCGACGCCGATCGCGCCATGCCGATCTACCTGCGCGACAAGGTGGCGCAGACCATCGCCGAACGCGAAGCGGCCGCCGCCGCGCGCGCCGCGGCCACGGCCGGGAGCGCATCGTGA
- the radA gene encoding DNA repair protein RadA produces MAKTKTVYTCTECGGTAPRWAGQCPHCQQWNTLVETVAETAASKRFQPLAASATVRKLSEIDAADVPRFSSGIDEFDRVLGGGLVSGGVVLIGGDPGIGKSTLLLQALANLAGQRRVLYVSGEESGAQIALRAQRLGVESPALGLLAEIQLEKIQATLEAEKPEVAVIDSIQTLYSEALTSAPGSVAQVRECAAQLTRIAKSSGITIILVGHVTKEGSLAGPRVLEHIVDTVLYFEGDTHSSHRLIRAFKNRFGAVNELGVFAMTERGLRGISNPSALFLSQHEETVAGSCVLVTQEGTRPLLVEIQALVDTAHVPNPRRLAVGLEQNRLALLLAVLHRHAGIACFDQDVFLNAVGGVKITEPAADLAVLLSIHSSMRNKPLPRGLVVFGEVGLAGEIRPSPRGQERLKEAAKLGFTLAVIPKANAPKQKIDGLEVIAVERIEQAIDRVRHLD; encoded by the coding sequence TTGGCCAAGACCAAGACCGTCTACACCTGTACCGAATGCGGCGGCACCGCGCCGCGCTGGGCCGGCCAGTGCCCGCACTGCCAGCAATGGAACACGCTGGTGGAAACGGTGGCCGAGACGGCCGCGTCCAAGCGCTTCCAGCCGCTGGCGGCATCGGCCACGGTGCGCAAGCTGTCGGAGATCGACGCGGCCGACGTGCCGCGCTTTTCCAGCGGCATCGACGAGTTCGACCGCGTGCTGGGCGGCGGCCTGGTGTCGGGCGGCGTGGTGCTGATCGGCGGCGATCCCGGCATCGGCAAGTCCACGCTGCTGCTGCAGGCGCTGGCCAACCTGGCCGGGCAGCGCCGCGTGCTCTATGTCAGCGGCGAAGAATCGGGCGCGCAGATCGCCCTGCGCGCGCAGCGGCTCGGCGTGGAAAGCCCGGCGCTGGGGCTGCTCGCCGAAATCCAGCTCGAGAAGATCCAGGCCACGCTCGAAGCCGAGAAGCCGGAAGTGGCGGTGATCGACTCGATCCAGACGCTGTACTCGGAGGCGCTGACCTCGGCGCCGGGCTCGGTCGCGCAGGTGCGCGAATGCGCCGCGCAGCTGACGCGCATCGCCAAGAGCAGCGGCATCACCATCATCCTGGTCGGCCACGTGACCAAGGAAGGCAGCCTGGCCGGCCCGCGCGTGCTGGAGCATATCGTCGACACGGTGCTGTATTTCGAGGGCGATACGCATTCTTCGCACCGGCTGATCCGTGCCTTCAAGAACCGCTTCGGCGCGGTCAACGAGCTGGGCGTGTTCGCCATGACCGAGCGCGGGCTGCGCGGCATCAGCAACCCGTCGGCACTGTTCCTGTCGCAGCATGAAGAGACCGTGGCCGGCTCGTGCGTGCTGGTGACGCAGGAGGGCACGCGCCCGCTGCTGGTGGAGATCCAGGCGCTGGTCGACACCGCCCACGTGCCCAACCCGCGCCGGCTGGCGGTGGGACTGGAGCAGAACCGGCTGGCGCTGCTGCTGGCGGTGCTGCACCGGCATGCGGGCATTGCCTGCTTCGACCAGGATGTGTTCCTGAACGCGGTGGGCGGGGTCAAGATCACGGAGCCGGCCGCCGACCTGGCGGTGCTGCTGTCGATCCATTCGTCGATGCGCAACAAGCCGCTGCCGCGCGGGCTGGTGGTGTTTGGCGAAGTCGGCCTGGCCGGCGAGATCCGGCCCAGCCCGCGCGGACAGGAGCGGTTGAAGGAGGCCGCCAAGCTGGGCTTCACGCTGGCTGTGATTCCCAAGGCCAACGCGCCCAAGCAGAAGATCGATGGCCTTGAAGTGATCGCGGTGGAGCGCATCGAGCAGGCCATCGATCGCGTGCGGCATCTGGATTGA
- the lplT gene encoding lysophospholipid transporter LplT has product MKKGFYTIMAAQFFSSLADNALLIAAIALLTELHSPQWMTPLLKLFFVLSYVILAAFVGAFADSMPKGRVMLITNAIKVVGCAIMMFGLHPLLAYGVVGFGAAAYSPAKYGILTELLPPEKLVLANGWIEGLTVGSIILGTVAGGALISVHVSDILLRLDLPFIETGIDTPAEAAMVVIMLFYVIASLFNLFIPDTGARYPQQEKNPIKLIAEFGDCFLALWRDKLGQISLAVTTLFWGVGATLQFIVLKWAEKSLGLNLSQGALLQAVVAVGVAVGAIAAAARIPLRRSLSVLPFGVAMGVTVMIMAFYTKDAMPQVTLHILGLHMPLYMAIAYVFLMLVGAMSGYFVVPMNALLQHRGHVLLSAGHSIAVQNFNENVSVLLMLCLYALLIKLNVPIGVVIVALGLFICLTMMLVIKLHKHNVRAFNSLAMIGEDKHH; this is encoded by the coding sequence ATGAAGAAGGGTTTTTACACCATCATGGCCGCGCAATTTTTTTCGTCGCTGGCCGACAATGCGTTACTGATCGCCGCCATCGCCCTTCTCACCGAATTGCATTCCCCGCAGTGGATGACCCCGCTGCTCAAGCTGTTCTTCGTTCTTTCCTACGTCATCCTGGCCGCCTTCGTCGGCGCCTTTGCCGACTCCATGCCCAAGGGGCGGGTGATGCTCATCACCAATGCCATCAAGGTGGTTGGCTGCGCGATCATGATGTTCGGCCTCCACCCGCTGCTGGCCTATGGCGTGGTGGGCTTCGGCGCGGCGGCCTACTCGCCGGCCAAGTACGGCATCCTGACCGAGCTGCTGCCGCCGGAGAAGCTGGTGCTGGCCAACGGCTGGATCGAGGGGCTGACCGTGGGCTCGATCATCCTGGGCACCGTGGCGGGTGGCGCGCTGATTTCCGTGCACGTGTCGGATATCCTGCTGCGGCTCGACCTGCCCTTTATCGAGACCGGCATCGACACGCCGGCCGAGGCGGCCATGGTCGTGATCATGCTGTTCTATGTGATCGCGTCGCTGTTCAACCTGTTTATTCCCGATACCGGCGCCCGCTATCCGCAGCAGGAAAAGAACCCGATCAAGCTGATCGCCGAGTTCGGCGACTGCTTCCTGGCGCTGTGGCGCGACAAGCTGGGCCAGATCTCGCTGGCGGTGACGACGCTGTTCTGGGGCGTGGGCGCGACGCTGCAGTTCATCGTGCTGAAGTGGGCGGAGAAGTCCCTGGGCCTGAACCTGTCGCAAGGCGCGCTGCTGCAGGCGGTGGTGGCCGTCGGCGTGGCCGTGGGCGCGATCGCCGCCGCCGCGCGCATTCCGCTGCGCAGGTCGCTGTCGGTGCTGCCCTTCGGCGTGGCGATGGGCGTGACCGTGATGATCATGGCCTTCTACACCAAGGACGCCATGCCCCAGGTGACGCTGCACATCCTGGGCCTGCACATGCCGCTGTACATGGCCATCGCCTATGTGTTCCTGATGCTGGTAGGCGCGATGTCGGGCTACTTCGTGGTGCCGATGAACGCGCTGCTGCAGCACCGCGGGCACGTGCTGCTGTCGGCGGGCCACTCGATCGCGGTGCAGAACTTCAATGAAAACGTATCGGTGCTGCTGATGCTGTGCCTGTACGCGCTGCTGATCAAGCTGAACGTGCCGATCGGCGTGGTCATCGTCGCGCTGGGCCTGTTCATCTGCCTGACCATGATGCTGGTGATCAAGCTGCACAAGCACAACGTGCGCGCCTTCAACTCGCTGGCGATGATCGGCGAGGACAAGCACCACTGA
- a CDS encoding MurR/RpiR family transcriptional regulator — MTQGHSISDRIARSLPTLTPAHRRMAEYVLANLFRAATMRIDEFAAAVEVSVATANRFARALGFDGYPQFRTELVRGFEATLAPVERLRSELERPATVAEVFAASLEDAAANAEATRRGIDAQACERAVAAILGAQRVYVAGFGASGFLAGLLQHGLEMHCRMVTSVAGAGGASHAARQLFKLQPSDLLIVIAFPRYVTDSIELAQRVKAHGGRVLALTDGPTSPLAPLADIALYAQAANRLSANSDATVLALIEALCGAVAHRAEQPVKAAAEMTEFLLPWLYGTPGAERAGRAGPTGPTGPTGAQPTEDQAVGTTRRRASNLKKS; from the coding sequence ATGACCCAAGGCCATTCGATCTCCGACCGCATCGCGCGCAGCCTGCCCACGCTGACGCCGGCGCACCGCCGCATGGCGGAATACGTGCTGGCCAACCTGTTCCGCGCGGCCACGATGCGCATCGATGAGTTTGCCGCGGCGGTGGAGGTGTCGGTGGCCACCGCCAACCGCTTTGCGCGGGCGCTGGGCTTCGATGGCTATCCGCAGTTCCGTACCGAGCTGGTGCGCGGCTTCGAGGCCACGCTGGCGCCGGTCGAGCGGCTGCGCAGCGAGCTGGAACGGCCCGCGACGGTGGCCGAAGTGTTCGCCGCCTCGCTCGAGGATGCGGCCGCCAATGCCGAAGCCACGCGCCGCGGCATCGATGCGCAGGCGTGCGAGCGCGCGGTCGCGGCGATCCTGGGTGCGCAGCGCGTCTACGTGGCGGGCTTCGGCGCCAGCGGCTTCCTGGCCGGCCTGCTGCAGCATGGCCTGGAAATGCATTGCCGCATGGTGACCTCGGTCGCCGGCGCCGGCGGCGCCTCGCACGCAGCACGCCAGCTGTTCAAGCTGCAGCCGAGCGACCTGCTGATCGTGATCGCCTTCCCGCGCTACGTGACCGACTCCATCGAGCTGGCGCAGCGCGTCAAGGCGCACGGCGGCCGGGTGCTGGCGCTGACCGACGGGCCGACCTCGCCGCTGGCGCCACTGGCCGATATCGCGCTGTACGCGCAGGCCGCCAACCGGCTCTCGGCCAACTCCGATGCGACCGTGCTGGCGCTGATCGAAGCGCTGTGCGGCGCGGTCGCGCACCGCGCCGAGCAGCCGGTCAAGGCCGCCGCCGAAATGACCGAATTCCTGCTGCCGTGGCTCTATGGCACGCCGGGCGCCGAACGCGCCGGCCGCGCCGGGCCGACCGGACCCACCGGGCCAACCGGAGCGCAGCCTACCGAAGACCAGGCGGTGGGCACCACGCGCCGCCGCGCGTCCAACCTCAAGAAGTCCTGA
- a CDS encoding disulfide bond formation protein B, translated as MQANSRAYFLLIALVSFGLVGVALYLQFEKGYQPCPLCVMQRFAFVGIGIFSLLAVVAQNTRSLWQGLGMLSGIAGIAVAVYHVSLLLNPKATCGIDPLENWVNALPTAKVLPQVFYADGLCAAPLPPVLGLSVPAWSLIWLFILTLTLAVGLIRREKNFR; from the coding sequence ATGCAAGCCAATTCCCGCGCCTATTTCCTGCTGATCGCCCTGGTTTCCTTTGGCCTGGTCGGCGTTGCGCTCTACCTGCAGTTCGAAAAGGGCTACCAGCCCTGTCCGCTTTGCGTGATGCAGCGCTTTGCGTTTGTCGGCATCGGCATCTTCTCGCTGCTCGCCGTGGTGGCGCAGAACACGCGCTCGTTGTGGCAGGGCCTGGGCATGCTGTCCGGCATCGCCGGCATTGCTGTCGCTGTTTACCATGTTTCGCTGCTGCTGAACCCCAAGGCGACCTGCGGCATCGACCCGCTGGAGAACTGGGTCAACGCGCTGCCGACCGCCAAGGTGCTGCCGCAGGTGTTCTATGCCGATGGCCTGTGCGCGGCGCCGCTGCCGCCGGTGCTGGGCCTGTCGGTGCCGGCGTGGTCGCTGATCTGGCTGTTCATCCTGACGCTGACGCTGGCGGTGGGGCTGATCCGGCGGGAGAAGAATTTCCGTTGA
- the alr gene encoding alanine racemase, with the protein MPRPIHAVIHQPALANNLDAVRRSTPGSRIWAVVKANAYGHGIRRVFAALRGTDGFGLLDLNEAVLLRDLGWQGPILLLEGFFQPQDIALIEQYRLTTAIHCDEQLRMLESARPRGPLAIQLKLNTGMNRLGFHPAQYRAAWERARAMPCVGSIVHMTHFSDADSPRGIAHQIAAFDAATANLPGEASLSNSAAVLWHPQAHRAWVRPGIILYGASPTGRDADIAGTGLQPAMSLHSELISVQDLQPGDTVGYGSLFTADRPMRIGVVACGYADGYPRHACGWGEQRAPVLVDGVRTGLVGRVSMDMLCVDLTPCPKARVGSPVTLWGQGLPIDEVAQASGTVGYELMCALAPRVPTTVATITASDSTAPAVV; encoded by the coding sequence ATGCCAAGACCCATCCACGCCGTCATCCACCAACCCGCTCTCGCCAACAACCTCGACGCCGTCCGCCGCAGCACCCCCGGTTCGCGCATCTGGGCCGTCGTCAAGGCCAATGCCTACGGCCACGGCATCCGCCGCGTCTTTGCCGCGCTGCGCGGCACCGATGGCTTCGGCCTGCTGGACCTGAACGAGGCCGTGCTGCTGCGCGACCTGGGCTGGCAGGGTCCGATCCTGCTGCTGGAGGGCTTCTTCCAGCCGCAGGACATTGCCCTGATCGAGCAGTACCGGCTTACCACCGCGATCCACTGCGACGAACAGCTGCGCATGCTGGAAAGCGCGCGTCCCAGGGGGCCGCTGGCGATCCAGCTCAAGCTGAACACAGGCATGAACCGGCTGGGCTTCCACCCGGCGCAGTACCGCGCGGCCTGGGAGCGCGCCCGTGCCATGCCCTGTGTGGGCAGTATCGTCCATATGACGCATTTTTCCGATGCGGATAGTCCCCGAGGGATCGCCCACCAGATCGCTGCCTTCGACGCCGCCACGGCCAACCTGCCGGGCGAGGCCAGCCTGTCGAACTCGGCCGCGGTGCTGTGGCATCCGCAGGCGCACCGTGCCTGGGTGCGCCCGGGCATCATCCTGTACGGCGCCTCGCCGACCGGCCGCGATGCCGACATCGCGGGCACCGGCCTGCAGCCGGCCATGTCGCTGCACAGCGAGCTGATCTCGGTGCAGGACCTGCAACCGGGCGATACGGTCGGCTACGGCTCGCTGTTTACCGCGGACCGCCCGATGCGCATCGGCGTGGTCGCCTGCGGCTATGCCGACGGCTACCCGCGCCATGCCTGCGGCTGGGGCGAGCAGCGCGCGCCGGTGCTGGTCGACGGCGTGCGCACCGGGCTGGTCGGCCGCGTCTCGATGGACATGCTGTGCGTGGACCTGACGCCGTGCCCGAAGGCGCGGGTCGGCAGCCCGGTGACGCTGTGGGGCCAGGGCCTGCCGATCGACGAGGTGGCACAGGCCAGCGGCACCGTCGGCTACGAGCTGATGTGCGCGCTGGCGCCGCGCGTGCCGACCACGGTGGCGACCATCACTGCGTCCGACAGTACCGCCCCGGCCGTGGTGTAA
- a CDS encoding uracil-DNA glycosylase, translated as MSRRARFLEALGITAEWVPRARDDAPQAEAVSEAVAFVEPVVEPVVEPAVEHIAEVIAEPVTVAAPAAAPVVEAAPAIETAIPVVPVDLVEAPVSRARPEPSLVPAGPEPDSAQAEREAAIAAMAWPALDAAVAGCTACGLCQTRTNTVFGVGDRQAEWMLVGEAPGENEDLQGEPFVGQAGKLLDNMLGALGLARGRNVFIANVLKCRPPGNRNPQPAEVAQCEPFLRRQIALVRPRVIVVLGRFAAQSLLRTTTPIGKLRGTVHTYEGIPVVVTYHPAYLLRTLTDKARAWEDLCLAREVHDRAGAGA; from the coding sequence ATGAGCCGCCGCGCGCGATTCCTCGAGGCGCTGGGCATCACGGCCGAATGGGTGCCGCGGGCACGCGATGACGCGCCACAGGCGGAGGCGGTGTCCGAAGCCGTGGCATTTGTCGAGCCCGTCGTTGAGCCCGTCGTTGAGCCCGCCGTTGAGCACATTGCCGAGGTCATTGCCGAGCCCGTCACGGTGGCCGCGCCGGCCGCTGCGCCAGTCGTGGAGGCCGCGCCGGCGATCGAAACGGCCATCCCGGTGGTGCCTGTCGACTTGGTGGAGGCGCCTGTCTCGCGTGCGCGGCCCGAGCCCTCGCTGGTACCGGCCGGTCCCGAACCCGACTCGGCGCAGGCCGAACGCGAGGCCGCCATCGCCGCCATGGCATGGCCCGCGCTGGATGCCGCCGTGGCCGGCTGCACCGCTTGCGGACTGTGCCAGACCCGCACCAATACCGTCTTCGGCGTCGGCGACCGGCAGGCGGAATGGATGCTGGTCGGCGAGGCCCCGGGCGAGAACGAAGACCTGCAGGGCGAGCCCTTCGTCGGCCAGGCCGGCAAGCTGCTCGACAACATGCTGGGCGCGCTCGGCCTGGCGCGCGGGCGCAACGTCTTTATCGCCAACGTGCTCAAGTGCCGTCCGCCGGGCAACCGCAATCCCCAGCCGGCCGAGGTGGCGCAGTGCGAGCCGTTCCTGCGCCGCCAGATCGCGCTGGTGCGCCCCAGGGTGATCGTGGTGCTGGGCCGCTTCGCCGCGCAGTCGCTGCTGCGCACCACCACGCCGATCGGCAAGCTGCGCGGCACCGTGCACACCTATGAAGGCATCCCGGTGGTGGTGACCTACCACCCGGCCTACCTGCTGCGCACACTGACCGACAAGGCGCGCGCATGGGAAGACCTGTGCCTGGCCCGCGAGGTACATGACCGTGCGGGAGCTGGGGCCTGA
- the rimI gene encoding ribosomal protein S18-alanine N-acetyltransferase, whose translation MSAAYPLEERAVWPAVPAMPPLPQGFALGRMSALDLEAVAGIEARAYSHPWTRGNFENSVKAGHLGLTLRDPAGTLVAYAVLMPVVDEMHLLNITVDPPRQRQGLGRLMLSIVLATSHAHRIHTMLLEVRPSNTGAIALYQAAGFAEIGRRKGYYPALGRTREDALVLRRSWPDDVAGEGKDGKEGGEGRA comes from the coding sequence GTGAGCGCCGCCTATCCGCTGGAAGAGCGCGCCGTCTGGCCGGCCGTGCCCGCCATGCCGCCGCTGCCCCAGGGCTTTGCGCTGGGCCGGATGAGCGCGCTCGACCTGGAGGCGGTAGCGGGCATCGAGGCGCGCGCCTACAGCCATCCGTGGACCCGCGGCAATTTCGAGAACTCGGTCAAGGCCGGGCATCTCGGCCTGACGCTGCGCGATCCCGCCGGCACGCTGGTGGCCTATGCCGTGCTGATGCCGGTGGTCGACGAGATGCACCTGCTCAATATCACCGTCGACCCGCCGCGCCAGCGCCAGGGACTGGGGCGGCTGATGCTGTCGATCGTGCTGGCGACCTCGCACGCGCATCGCATCCATACCATGCTGCTGGAGGTGCGCCCGTCCAATACCGGGGCGATCGCGCTGTACCAGGCCGCGGGGTTTGCCGAGATCGGCCGCCGCAAGGGCTATTACCCGGCGCTGGGCCGCACGCGCGAGGACGCGCTGGTGCTGCGCCGGAGCTGGCCCGACGATGTGGCCGGGGAAGGCAAGGACGGCAAGGAAGGCGGGGAGGGCCGCGCATGA